The uncultured Desulfobulbus sp. genome window below encodes:
- a CDS encoding TerC family protein has product MEWIFDIGIWSSLLTLTVLEIVLGIDNIVFLTLLVSKVPEQQRNFARQFGLLAAMGTRILLLLSVAWLAKLVSPLFIVMQHPVSGRDIVLLSGGLFLIYKAVKEIHESLEGGEELHGPKHLATNLAVVIAQIAVIDIVFSLDSVITAVGLAEHLWVMITAIVLAIGVMMVAAKPIGEFVEQHPTVKMLALSFLVLVGVALVAEGTGHEMPKGYLYFAMAFSFMVEMLNLNLRKKAKPVVLHSPVQRIEKTKK; this is encoded by the coding sequence CTCTGACGGTTCTTGAGATAGTCCTTGGTATCGATAATATCGTCTTTCTGACTCTGCTTGTCAGCAAAGTCCCCGAGCAACAGCGAAATTTTGCCAGACAATTTGGCCTGCTTGCAGCCATGGGAACCCGTATCCTGCTCCTGCTTTCAGTGGCGTGGCTGGCAAAACTGGTCAGCCCTCTTTTTATCGTTATGCAGCACCCGGTTTCCGGGAGGGATATTGTTCTCTTATCAGGGGGGCTCTTTCTTATTTACAAGGCGGTTAAAGAAATCCACGAGAGCTTGGAAGGAGGCGAAGAGCTGCACGGCCCAAAACATCTGGCAACAAACCTTGCTGTGGTGATTGCGCAGATTGCGGTAATTGATATTGTCTTCTCTCTAGATTCGGTAATCACTGCGGTAGGACTTGCCGAACATCTCTGGGTCATGATTACAGCTATCGTCCTTGCTATTGGCGTTATGATGGTCGCGGCAAAACCCATAGGTGAGTTTGTGGAACAACACCCAACAGTCAAAATGCTGGCCCTCTCTTTCCTGGTTCTGGTTGGAGTGGCCCTGGTTGCCGAAGGAACCGGCCATGAAATGCCCAAAGGCTACCTCTATTTTGCCATGGCCTTCTCCTTTATGGTGGAAATGCTCAACCTTAATCTCAGGAAAAAAGCAAAGCCTGTTGTTTTACATTCCCCTGTACAACGTATTGAGAAAACCAAAAAATAA